One window of uncultured Erythrobacter sp. genomic DNA carries:
- a CDS encoding cation:proton antiporter — translation MAGELTLSPVMQDALVILGSAGIVIPVFARFRITPIIGFILIGILVGPFGLGSLVDRADWLRYVTISEPERLTPFADFGIILLLFAIGLELSFNRLWQLRKLVFGLGSLELLIIGSVSAAFFGYYSGMGSTAALALGFALAFSSTAIVLPISGTKTPVGRAALSMLLFEDIMIVPIIFILGALAPSAAGDGVENLTNTLVQGGLVILVLLVVGRFALPRLFSQAARTKSPELFLAASLLVVIGASLATAATGLSPIVGALIAGLLIAETEYHGEVESIMEPFKGLALGVFLITIGMSINLTEIWSDLGTIMAAVVGVLVFKAIITGSLLRMMGARSSTATETGVLMASPSETTLIVLAAATSALVIDAEVAQFWQTVTAIGLTITPLLARLGRVIARRIEGVPELPEEDEGDPRTIIIGGGRVGRLIADMLVTHDQAYVILDSNPDIIDSAKRQGYRATFGDAVRGDALSRLGLDQAPALVLTMDEPVLAQRLVNKLRKEHPELLIVARARDTDHAAALYRAGASHAVPENLESSLQLSEAVLVDIGVAMGPVIASIHEKRDEYRERLEVEGELSAKPKLRTSVSEA, via the coding sequence ATGGCAGGCGAACTCACCCTTTCCCCGGTAATGCAGGATGCGCTAGTGATCTTAGGATCGGCAGGCATCGTCATTCCGGTGTTCGCCCGCTTCCGTATTACGCCGATCATCGGGTTCATCCTGATCGGCATACTCGTCGGCCCATTCGGCCTCGGCTCGCTGGTCGATAGAGCGGACTGGCTGCGATATGTGACGATCTCGGAACCGGAGCGATTAACGCCTTTCGCCGATTTCGGGATCATCCTGCTGCTGTTTGCCATCGGGCTTGAACTGTCATTCAACCGGCTGTGGCAACTGCGAAAACTGGTCTTCGGCCTTGGCTCGCTCGAACTGCTTATCATCGGCAGCGTCTCGGCGGCGTTCTTTGGCTATTACAGCGGCATGGGAAGTACCGCCGCGCTCGCGCTCGGCTTCGCCCTCGCCTTCTCATCCACCGCCATCGTGTTGCCGATATCGGGCACCAAGACCCCGGTGGGCCGCGCCGCCCTATCGATGCTGTTGTTCGAGGATATTATGATCGTGCCGATCATCTTCATCCTCGGCGCGTTAGCACCCAGCGCTGCAGGAGACGGGGTCGAGAACTTGACCAACACGCTGGTACAAGGCGGCTTGGTCATTCTTGTTCTGCTGGTCGTAGGGCGCTTTGCCCTCCCCCGTCTGTTCAGCCAGGCTGCGCGCACCAAAAGCCCCGAACTCTTCCTTGCTGCATCGCTGCTAGTGGTGATCGGGGCAAGCCTTGCAACCGCAGCCACCGGCCTCTCCCCGATTGTGGGCGCGTTGATCGCAGGACTGCTGATCGCCGAAACCGAATATCACGGCGAGGTCGAATCGATCATGGAGCCGTTCAAGGGTCTCGCACTAGGAGTCTTCCTGATTACGATCGGGATGAGCATCAACCTGACCGAAATCTGGTCCGACCTCGGCACAATCATGGCCGCCGTTGTCGGTGTGCTGGTTTTCAAGGCAATCATCACCGGCAGCCTACTGCGGATGATGGGCGCGCGCAGCAGCACTGCGACAGAAACCGGCGTTTTGATGGCCAGCCCCAGCGAGACAACCCTGATCGTGCTTGCGGCAGCAACGAGCGCGCTGGTCATTGACGCGGAGGTCGCGCAGTTCTGGCAAACTGTCACCGCAATCGGCCTCACCATCACACCTCTACTCGCGCGCCTTGGCAGAGTTATTGCCCGCCGCATCGAAGGTGTGCCCGAACTGCCCGAAGAGGACGAAGGCGATCCGCGGACGATTATCATTGGTGGCGGACGTGTTGGACGCCTGATCGCCGATATGTTGGTTACACACGACCAGGCCTATGTCATTCTCGATTCCAACCCCGACATAATCGACAGTGCGAAGCGGCAAGGATACCGCGCGACCTTTGGCGACGCCGTGCGCGGAGATGCTCTTTCGCGTTTGGGCCTAGATCAGGCTCCAGCACTGGTTCTGACGATGGACGAGCCGGTTCTGGCTCAACGCTTGGTGAACAAGCTGCGCAAAGAACATCCCGAACTGCTCATCGTTGCACGCGCGCGCGACACTGATCACGCCGCCGCACTTTACCGAGCCGGAGCAAGCCATGCGGTGCCCGAAAATCTCGAAAGCTCGCTTCAACTCTCCGAAGCGGTGCTGGTCGATATAGGCGTAGCAATGGGTCCGGTGATCGCTTCGATCCACGAAAAGCGTGACGAATATCGGGAACGCCTCGAAGTCGAGGGCGAACTCAGTGCGAAGCCAAAACTACGCACTTCGGTGAGTGAAGCTTAA
- the alaS gene encoding alanine--tRNA ligase yields MTSTNDIRRSFLDFFGGREHAQIQSAPLVPYNDPTLMFVNAGMVPFKNVFTGLETPPAPRAASSQKCVRAGGKHNDLDNVGYTARHHTFFEMLGNFSFGDYFKEQAIENAWTLLTREWGLSPEKLTATVYHTDDEAFDLWRRIAGLPDERIIRIATNDNFWSMGDTGPCGPCSEIFYDHGDHIAGGPPGSPDEDGDRFIEIWNLVFMQFEQGADGERRDLPSPSIDTGMGLERIAAVMQGVHDNYDTDTFKALISASEGLTGVAAQSDSTASHRVIADHLRSTSFLMADGVLPSNEGRGYVLRRIMRRAMRHAHLLGASEPLMHRLVPSLVTEMGQAFPELQRGQALIEEVLLREETQFRKTLDKGLKLLDEATGTMTEGGELDGETAFKLYDTYGFPYDLTEDALRDRGISVDRAGFDGAMERQKAAARAAWKGSGEAASDEIWYDIAEREGASEFTGYSATSGEGTVVALVKDGAEVDRAGSGDTVVVLTNQTPFYGESGGQTGDTGAIATPTGLSARVSDTSKPLGRLHAHHATIEAGEIAVGDSVQLEVDTARRSQIRANHSATHLVHAALRNQLGDHVTQKGSLVAEDRFRFDFSHPKALDNADIAAVEAEVNAEIFANEPVATRLMSPDDAVEAGALALFGEKYGDEVRVLSMGRTVDEGRNYSVELCGGTHVKATGDIGIFRIISEAAVSSGVRRIEALTGDAARNWLVTREEALKSAASAIRATPEEVPARIAALLDERKRLEKELAEAKKALALGGGSGGGDAAGPADEDIGGVAFSGQVLEGLNPKELRPLLDETKARLGSGVAAIVAVNDGKASIAAAVTEDLTGRFSAVDLVRAGVEALGGKGGGGRPDMAQGGGPDGDKADAAIAAVKQVLAG; encoded by the coding sequence ATGACTTCGACCAACGATATTCGCCGATCTTTCCTCGACTTCTTTGGCGGGAGAGAACACGCGCAAATCCAGAGTGCGCCTTTGGTGCCGTATAATGATCCGACACTGATGTTCGTCAATGCGGGCATGGTGCCGTTCAAGAACGTCTTTACCGGCCTAGAGACCCCGCCGGCTCCTCGAGCCGCGTCCTCCCAGAAATGCGTGCGCGCTGGCGGCAAGCACAATGACCTCGACAATGTGGGCTATACCGCACGCCACCACACATTCTTCGAAATGCTCGGCAACTTCTCGTTCGGCGACTATTTCAAGGAGCAGGCAATCGAGAATGCCTGGACCTTGCTAACCCGCGAATGGGGACTGTCACCGGAAAAGCTGACGGCCACCGTCTATCACACCGATGACGAAGCGTTTGACCTTTGGCGCAGAATAGCGGGCCTGCCCGACGAGCGGATCATCCGCATCGCCACCAATGACAATTTCTGGTCGATGGGTGACACCGGCCCCTGCGGTCCATGCTCGGAAATTTTCTACGATCACGGAGATCATATTGCCGGTGGTCCTCCGGGTAGCCCGGACGAAGATGGCGACCGCTTTATCGAGATATGGAATCTCGTCTTTATGCAGTTCGAGCAGGGTGCGGACGGCGAACGGCGCGATCTGCCAAGTCCTTCGATCGACACCGGCATGGGGCTCGAGCGCATTGCCGCTGTCATGCAGGGCGTTCACGACAATTATGACACCGACACTTTCAAGGCGTTGATTTCGGCTTCTGAAGGACTGACCGGTGTCGCCGCACAGAGCGATAGCACCGCCTCTCACCGGGTGATTGCCGATCACCTGCGTTCGACTTCGTTCCTGATGGCGGACGGGGTTCTGCCCTCTAACGAGGGCCGCGGTTATGTGCTGCGCCGGATCATGCGTCGCGCTATGCGGCATGCGCACCTTCTGGGTGCCAGCGAGCCGTTGATGCATCGTCTCGTCCCATCGCTCGTGACAGAAATGGGGCAGGCCTTTCCCGAACTTCAGCGCGGTCAGGCTCTGATCGAAGAAGTTCTGCTGCGCGAGGAAACCCAGTTCCGCAAAACACTCGACAAGGGCCTCAAGCTACTTGACGAGGCCACTGGCACCATGACTGAAGGCGGCGAGCTCGACGGCGAAACTGCGTTCAAGCTCTACGACACCTATGGATTCCCGTACGACTTAACCGAAGATGCATTGCGTGACCGCGGGATCAGCGTTGATCGCGCAGGCTTTGATGGCGCAATGGAACGGCAGAAAGCCGCTGCCCGCGCAGCCTGGAAAGGTTCGGGTGAAGCCGCATCGGACGAGATTTGGTACGACATCGCCGAACGCGAAGGTGCAAGTGAGTTCACCGGTTACTCGGCGACTTCGGGCGAGGGCACTGTTGTTGCGCTTGTGAAAGATGGAGCGGAGGTTGATCGCGCTGGGAGCGGCGATACGGTTGTTGTGCTCACCAACCAGACGCCCTTCTACGGTGAGAGCGGCGGACAGACCGGCGATACAGGCGCGATCGCTACGCCGACTGGCCTTTCCGCTAGAGTGTCCGACACCAGCAAACCGCTCGGGCGACTCCACGCGCACCATGCAACAATTGAGGCCGGCGAGATTGCGGTTGGCGATAGCGTCCAGCTCGAAGTCGACACAGCGCGGCGCAGCCAGATACGTGCCAACCATTCGGCGACGCATCTCGTCCATGCGGCACTGCGCAATCAGCTCGGCGATCATGTGACACAAAAGGGATCGCTGGTCGCCGAAGATCGTTTTCGCTTCGACTTCTCGCATCCCAAGGCGCTCGATAACGCCGATATCGCGGCAGTCGAGGCCGAAGTGAACGCGGAAATTTTCGCCAACGAGCCCGTCGCAACCCGCCTCATGAGTCCCGACGACGCCGTCGAAGCGGGCGCTCTCGCACTGTTCGGCGAAAAGTATGGTGACGAAGTGCGCGTGCTCTCAATGGGGCGCACCGTTGACGAAGGGCGCAACTATTCAGTCGAACTGTGCGGCGGAACACACGTCAAGGCGACCGGCGATATCGGCATCTTCCGTATCATTTCTGAGGCGGCGGTTTCTTCCGGAGTGCGCCGTATTGAGGCACTTACCGGCGATGCTGCACGCAACTGGCTGGTTACACGTGAGGAAGCGCTCAAGTCCGCAGCCAGTGCGATCCGGGCGACTCCGGAAGAGGTGCCAGCGCGCATTGCCGCTTTGCTCGATGAACGCAAACGCCTCGAAAAGGAGCTTGCCGAAGCGAAGAAGGCGCTCGCGCTCGGCGGCGGATCGGGTGGCGGTGATGCCGCTGGTCCCGCAGATGAAGACATCGGCGGTGTGGCGTTCAGTGGGCAGGTACTCGAAGGGCTCAACCCCAAGGAATTGCGCCCACTGCTCGACGAAACCAAGGCGCGGCTTGGATCTGGCGTTGCCGCTATTGTGGCAGTGAATGACGGCAAAGCGAGCATCGCCGCGGCTGTGACCGAAGATCTGACCGGGCGTTTCAGCGCTGTTGATTTGGTGCGCGCAGGGGTAGAGGCACTGGGCGGGAAGGGCGGCGGTGGTCGTCCGGACATGGCACAGGGCGGCGGACCGGATGGCGACAAAGCTGATGCCGCAATTGCCGCGGTCAAACAGGTGCTGGCGGGTTAA
- the recA gene encoding recombinase RecA, with amino-acid sequence MATNLKLVEKEKDVDRQKALDAALAQIDRAFGKGSAMKLGSKEAMEVEAISTGSLGLDIALGIGGLPKGRVVEVYGPESSGKTTLALHVIAEAQKAGGTAAFVDAEHALDPVYAKKLGVDIDELIISQPDTGEQALEITDTLVRSNAIDVLVVDSVAALVPRAEIEGEMGDSHVGLQARLMSQSLRKLTGSINRSKCMVIFINQLRMKIGVMYGNPETTTGGNALKFYASVRLDIRRTGQIKDRDEVVGNSTRVKVVKNKVAPPFKQVEFDIMYGQGISKRGEILDLGVKAGLVEKSGSWYSYDSVRIGQGRENSKIYLAENPEVCDRLEAAIRGKTDEVAEEMMTGPDADSED; translated from the coding sequence ATGGCTACCAATCTCAAGCTGGTAGAAAAGGAAAAAGACGTGGACCGTCAAAAGGCTCTCGACGCTGCGCTTGCTCAGATTGATCGAGCATTCGGCAAGGGTTCGGCGATGAAGCTGGGCTCGAAAGAAGCGATGGAGGTTGAAGCGATTTCAACCGGCTCGCTCGGGCTTGATATTGCCCTTGGTATTGGCGGCCTGCCCAAAGGACGCGTCGTCGAGGTTTATGGCCCTGAAAGCTCGGGTAAGACCACGCTTGCGCTCCATGTTATCGCAGAGGCGCAGAAAGCGGGCGGCACGGCAGCGTTTGTCGATGCCGAGCACGCGCTTGATCCGGTCTATGCGAAGAAGCTGGGCGTCGACATTGACGAACTGATCATCTCGCAGCCCGACACTGGCGAGCAGGCGCTCGAAATCACGGACACGCTGGTGCGCTCCAATGCGATTGACGTTCTCGTGGTCGATTCGGTCGCGGCTCTGGTGCCGCGCGCCGAGATCGAAGGTGAGATGGGCGATTCGCATGTTGGCCTTCAGGCGCGTCTGATGTCGCAGTCGCTGCGCAAGCTTACCGGCTCGATCAACCGTTCGAAATGCATGGTGATCTTCATCAACCAGCTGCGCATGAAAATCGGTGTGATGTACGGCAATCCCGAGACGACTACTGGCGGCAACGCGCTCAAGTTTTATGCCTCGGTCCGCCTCGACATTCGCCGTACCGGCCAGATCAAGGACCGCGACGAGGTGGTCGGTAACTCGACACGCGTCAAAGTGGTCAAGAACAAGGTGGCTCCTCCGTTCAAGCAGGTCGAGTTCGACATCATGTACGGGCAGGGCATTTCGAAGAGAGGCGAGATCCTCGACCTTGGTGTGAAGGCCGGTCTGGTCGAGAAATCGGGCAGCTGGTATTCCTATGACAGCGTTCGCATTGGCCAGGGCCGTGAGAATTCGAAGATTTATCTCGCCGAAAATCCAGAAGTTTGCGACCGGTTGGAAGCCGCCATTCGCGGTAAAACCGACGAGGTCGCCGAGGAGATGATGACGGGGCCGGACGCGGACTCCGAAGACTGA
- a CDS encoding DUF4139 domain-containing protein: MKAVKLALVLGVGTTLAATASSQSLPAPDETSQGDVSVTIYNSNLALVQDVRQIDIERGRTRLELPDVSASISPQTLSFAAADTTIIEQNFDFDLLTPAKLMDKAIGETVTLLRTNPATGRETRERATVLSTAGGVVVQIGDRIEVLRDDGLPVRVIFDEVPPNLRARPTLSVNLDSTSSGTRPVSIRYLSTGLGWSADYVALFNEQTSSIDMQGWVTLTNNTGTTFHRANTLLVAGNPSRGGRGGSANFSMLSPGAEAADRERLGDFYLYPITERTTIANAQTKQVSFLDVQSVPGRKVYARSVGWLNNDNRPVNVTSGISFSTSRDQGLGDALPAGTVRFYQRDSQGTPQFIGENGIGHTPMGSELLLRTGDAFDIFVQAEVEVRERITSDEWRRTARFRVIEDGEIVRQVEVERPQEFYRTTMRYTITNAKDQPVEVDLTQSGLMRYWWSDDYRVISESIEGTQLNYDRRKWVVPVPAEGETVLRVVYETRY; the protein is encoded by the coding sequence ATGAAAGCAGTCAAACTCGCATTGGTATTGGGGGTGGGCACGACGCTTGCCGCCACAGCATCATCACAATCGCTCCCGGCGCCCGATGAAACGTCGCAAGGCGATGTCTCGGTGACGATCTACAACAGCAATCTCGCGCTCGTTCAGGACGTTCGCCAGATTGACATTGAGCGCGGGCGAACGCGGCTGGAACTGCCCGATGTCTCAGCCAGCATCAGCCCGCAAACGCTGAGTTTTGCCGCTGCCGACACAACAATCATTGAACAGAATTTCGATTTCGACCTGCTCACGCCTGCAAAGCTGATGGACAAGGCGATCGGCGAGACCGTAACCTTGCTGCGGACCAATCCCGCGACAGGGCGCGAGACGCGCGAGCGAGCGACCGTTCTGTCGACCGCAGGCGGTGTGGTCGTCCAGATCGGTGACCGCATCGAAGTCTTGCGCGATGACGGCCTGCCAGTGCGGGTGATCTTTGACGAGGTGCCTCCCAATTTGCGCGCCCGTCCGACGCTTTCGGTCAATCTCGACAGCACAAGCAGCGGCACACGGCCAGTGTCGATCCGCTATCTGTCGACCGGGCTGGGATGGAGCGCCGATTATGTCGCGCTGTTCAACGAACAGACCAGCTCGATCGATATGCAGGGCTGGGTCACGCTGACCAACAATACCGGCACGACCTTCCACCGTGCCAACACTCTCCTCGTCGCAGGCAACCCGTCACGCGGCGGGCGAGGGGGCTCGGCCAATTTCTCGATGTTGAGCCCCGGCGCGGAGGCAGCGGATCGCGAGCGTCTGGGTGACTTCTACCTCTACCCAATCACCGAACGCACCACGATTGCGAACGCGCAGACCAAGCAGGTGAGCTTTCTGGATGTGCAGTCCGTCCCCGGGCGCAAAGTCTATGCCCGCTCTGTCGGCTGGCTCAACAATGATAACCGCCCGGTCAATGTGACCAGCGGCATATCCTTTTCGACTTCACGCGATCAGGGGCTGGGCGACGCTCTGCCTGCGGGCACAGTCCGTTTCTACCAGCGCGACAGCCAGGGCACACCGCAATTCATCGGCGAGAACGGGATCGGCCACACGCCGATGGGTTCCGAGCTGTTGCTGCGCACAGGCGATGCGTTCGATATTTTCGTGCAGGCGGAGGTCGAGGTTCGCGAGCGGATAACTTCCGATGAATGGCGCCGGACGGCGAGATTCCGCGTCATCGAGGATGGCGAAATCGTCCGTCAGGTGGAGGTCGAGCGTCCGCAGGAATTCTATCGTACGACCATGCGCTACACGATCACCAACGCTAAGGATCAGCCGGTTGAGGTCGATCTCACCCAGTCCGGGCTGATGCGGTATTGGTGGAGCGATGATTACCGCGTGATCAGCGAGTCCATCGAAGGCACCCAGCTCAATTACGACCGGCGCAAATGGGTCGTGCCGGTGCCCGCCGAGGGCGAGACCGTGCTGCGCGTCGTTTACGAAACGCGTTACTGA
- a CDS encoding response regulator encodes MAGVSNEIAQIGDSKSGKLMLVGVGGALALSALVLFLATSSWVLAGVYAAGISVLLLGVVAAERLAAEPAAAELAAPDWSVTVAAIEHHGEAVAITDRANRLVCANGNFVDAFGTESAPPSMPFERPQLEAMSRLAREAWRDGMGALGSLDMSENDWAIAVTRAGRGDDHLIWRFTRNITQVRDVFADLDLSGPFGAMLSRAGIEAAITRSDGAIRSVSAGFAERASGDEAATLAGQDFVSFLRADDRDRIFFAREGRAGTPQTLIDVPLSEPQQAGLPPGADDGSSLMLLIDSGVGIGSGWDGSSQAGVAQLEALLAQLPLGLAMTDRDGRFLFGNDAFLRSVDREGRGLPAFPTDLVTREDKAALSDAVRRHGRGPATSGDMAVRLTSEPEEPVSMGLAGVRGLGEAAVLLSLADSSEENQLKRQVAQATKMQAVGQLAGGVAHDFNNVLTAIIGTCDLMLLRHTPGDSDYDDIQQIRANSNRAASLTRQLLAFSRQQTLRPEILQLPDVVSEVGPLIKRLLGERIDYYVQHDRNLGAVRADPQQLEQVIMNLAVNARDAINDKGPHGGKAGQAAQGRISLLTRSLDSSEVVKLGSEVLPSADYTVLIVQDNGGGIPTEVLPKLFEPFFTTKEQGKGTGLGLSTAYGIVKQSGGFIFADNVTDSGGRTTGARFTIYFPVHHGEAPRKREKAVTEESSEWSVGGRLLLVEDEDMVRVVAERALARAGYEVTACPGGEEGLAAISSGAEFDLVVSDVVMPGMDGPAMVRAIRQLRPHIPVLFMSGYAEENLRSEIDIPDMHFIAKPFSVAAISDKVGAVMREAKASSSAAN; translated from the coding sequence ATGGCAGGCGTGAGCAACGAGATCGCACAGATCGGTGACAGCAAATCTGGCAAGTTGATGCTTGTCGGCGTTGGCGGCGCGCTCGCATTGAGCGCGCTCGTGCTGTTTCTTGCCACGTCGAGCTGGGTGCTTGCCGGTGTCTATGCCGCCGGGATCAGCGTCCTGCTGCTGGGCGTAGTGGCGGCCGAGCGCTTGGCCGCCGAACCCGCTGCCGCCGAACTTGCCGCGCCGGACTGGTCGGTAACGGTCGCAGCCATAGAACATCACGGCGAGGCCGTGGCCATCACCGACCGTGCCAACCGGCTGGTCTGTGCCAATGGGAATTTTGTCGACGCATTCGGAACCGAAAGCGCTCCCCCATCGATGCCTTTCGAGCGTCCGCAATTGGAGGCGATGAGCCGCCTCGCGCGCGAGGCTTGGCGTGATGGCATGGGTGCGCTCGGCTCGCTTGATATGAGCGAAAACGACTGGGCGATTGCGGTCACGAGGGCGGGGAGGGGTGATGACCACCTCATCTGGCGTTTCACTCGCAATATCACGCAGGTGCGCGACGTGTTTGCCGATCTCGACCTATCGGGGCCATTCGGGGCGATGCTTTCACGCGCGGGGATCGAAGCTGCGATCACACGCAGCGATGGTGCTATCCGCAGCGTTAGCGCGGGCTTTGCTGAACGGGCATCGGGCGATGAGGCGGCGACGCTGGCGGGTCAGGACTTTGTTTCTTTCCTGCGCGCCGATGACCGTGACCGTATCTTCTTCGCGCGCGAAGGACGAGCGGGCACGCCGCAGACATTGATCGATGTGCCACTCAGCGAACCGCAGCAAGCGGGGCTTCCGCCGGGGGCTGATGATGGCAGTTCGCTGATGCTGCTGATCGATAGCGGCGTGGGCATCGGCAGCGGCTGGGACGGGTCTTCTCAAGCAGGCGTTGCCCAGCTTGAGGCTTTGCTCGCGCAATTGCCGCTGGGCCTCGCGATGACCGATCGCGACGGACGTTTCCTGTTCGGCAATGACGCATTCCTGCGCTCGGTGGATCGCGAAGGCAGAGGGTTACCCGCATTCCCTACTGATCTTGTTACGCGCGAAGACAAGGCAGCCCTTTCCGATGCTGTTCGGCGCCATGGGCGCGGGCCAGCAACCAGCGGTGATATGGCAGTGCGCCTGACTTCGGAGCCTGAAGAGCCGGTTTCGATGGGTCTGGCCGGTGTCCGCGGGCTGGGCGAGGCTGCAGTGCTGCTCAGCCTTGCCGATTCGTCCGAAGAGAACCAGCTGAAACGGCAAGTCGCGCAAGCCACCAAGATGCAGGCTGTCGGGCAGCTCGCAGGCGGCGTTGCGCATGATTTCAACAATGTGCTGACCGCGATTATCGGCACCTGCGATCTGATGCTGCTTCGCCATACGCCGGGCGATAGCGACTATGACGATATCCAGCAGATCCGCGCCAATTCGAACCGCGCGGCCTCGCTCACGCGCCAGCTGCTCGCGTTCTCGCGCCAGCAGACGTTGCGTCCCGAAATCCTCCAGCTGCCTGACGTTGTGAGTGAAGTCGGCCCGCTGATTAAACGCCTGCTGGGCGAGAGAATTGACTATTACGTCCAGCATGACCGCAACCTCGGCGCGGTGCGCGCCGATCCGCAGCAACTTGAGCAGGTCATCATGAACCTGGCCGTCAACGCGCGCGATGCGATCAATGACAAGGGTCCGCATGGCGGGAAGGCGGGGCAGGCGGCTCAGGGGCGGATATCGCTGCTCACCCGCAGTCTCGATTCAAGCGAAGTGGTGAAGCTCGGTTCCGAAGTCCTGCCATCTGCCGATTACACCGTTTTGATCGTCCAAGATAATGGCGGCGGAATTCCGACCGAAGTGCTGCCCAAACTGTTCGAACCGTTCTTCACGACCAAGGAGCAAGGCAAGGGCACCGGCCTTGGCCTTTCGACCGCTTACGGTATCGTCAAGCAATCGGGCGGTTTCATCTTTGCCGACAATGTCACCGATTCCGGCGGTCGTACAACTGGTGCGCGCTTCACGATCTATTTCCCCGTCCATCACGGCGAAGCGCCGCGCAAACGCGAAAAGGCCGTAACCGAAGAATCCTCCGAATGGTCGGTTGGCGGGCGGCTATTGCTAGTCGAAGACGAGGACATGGTGCGCGTCGTTGCCGAGCGGGCTCTGGCGCGCGCAGGCTATGAAGTCACAGCATGTCCCGGCGGTGAAGAGGGACTGGCCGCAATCTCGTCTGGCGCAGAATTCGATCTGGTTGTCAGCGATGTGGTGATGCCGGGAATGGACGGTCCCGCAATGGTCCGCGCGATCCGCCAGCTGCGCCCGCATATTCCGGTGCTTTTCATGTCCGGCTATGCCGAGGAGAATTTGCGCAGCGAAATCGACATCCCCGACATGCACTTCATTGCCAAACCATTCAGCGTTGCGGCCATCAGCGACAAGGTTGGTGCTGTCATGCGCGAGGCCAAGGCGAGTTCCTCCGCCGCAAATTGA
- a CDS encoding DUF2062 domain-containing protein translates to MLRKYMPRREEMARNKYLRPIAHRFLSPELWRFTRRSVPRGVALGLFSAFIIPVGQIFLAAFLAFPSRANVPLAAAVTFVTNPFTIAFWAVVANQVGRFILRIDAATAGVATEQLESGAWQWVIDAFEVAGVTVVGFFVLAVITSAVGYLVSSAIWRVMVARRRAKRLKRMEERLDERLSAN, encoded by the coding sequence ATGCTCCGCAAATATATGCCGCGCCGTGAAGAGATGGCGCGGAACAAATATCTGCGCCCGATTGCGCACAGGTTCCTCTCGCCCGAATTGTGGCGTTTTACCCGGCGCTCTGTCCCGCGTGGGGTCGCTTTGGGGCTGTTCAGTGCCTTTATCATACCCGTCGGTCAGATTTTTCTCGCAGCGTTTCTTGCCTTCCCCTCGCGCGCCAATGTGCCGCTTGCAGCGGCCGTCACATTCGTAACCAACCCTTTTACCATCGCTTTTTGGGCAGTGGTTGCCAATCAGGTCGGGCGCTTCATTCTGCGCATCGACGCCGCGACAGCCGGGGTGGCGACCGAGCAGTTGGAAAGCGGCGCTTGGCAATGGGTGATCGACGCGTTCGAGGTTGCAGGCGTTACCGTGGTTGGTTTCTTTGTCCTCGCGGTCATCACATCCGCGGTCGGCTATCTGGTCTCCAGCGCGATTTGGCGCGTCATGGTTGCACGCAGGCGGGCAAAACGGCTGAAACGGATGGAAGAGCGTCTCGACGAAAGGTTGAGCGCGAACTAG
- the smpB gene encoding SsrA-binding protein SmpB, with protein sequence MARPKPETFDKQKTVAENRRARFDYHIDDKFEAGLALQGTEVKALRAGEATIAESYAEIRDGEVWLINANIPEYSHGNRLNHEPRRPRKLLLNLREINKLFGAVERKGMTLVPLSVYFNKTGRAKVELALAKGKQAHDKRASVKDRDWKRDKARLMRDRG encoded by the coding sequence ATGGCACGTCCCAAACCCGAAACCTTCGACAAGCAAAAGACCGTGGCGGAAAACCGCCGCGCGCGTTTCGACTATCATATCGATGATAAGTTTGAGGCGGGGCTTGCGCTGCAGGGGACCGAAGTGAAAGCCTTGCGCGCAGGTGAAGCGACAATAGCCGAGAGCTATGCCGAGATCCGCGATGGCGAGGTCTGGCTGATTAACGCGAACATTCCCGAATACAGCCATGGCAACCGACTCAACCACGAACCGCGCCGGCCGCGAAAGCTGCTGCTCAACTTGCGCGAGATCAACAAGCTGTTCGGAGCAGTCGAGCGCAAGGGCATGACGCTGGTCCCGCTGTCGGTTTACTTCAACAAGACGGGCCGCGCGAAGGTCGAGCTGGCGCTGGCCAAGGGTAAGCAAGCGCATGACAAGCGCGCGAGCGTGAAAGACCGCGACTGGAAACGCGACAAAGCCCGTCTGATGCGCGATCGCGGTTGA